ttacatggacttgacttggccttgacttgctgttctacatttagacttgggatgTGAGATGTTGCAGTGTAATCTCACCTAGGAGACCTCCAAAGGCAAGTCGGCCCTCTCTCCATGTGGTCAGGTAGCCCGGGTGGCTCTCTGCGGTGACAGATAGCCTTTTGGCCTCTGATGGCTCCCCGTCTTTCAGCAGTTGCAGTAAATCCGTCTGAAAGATTATCGCCAGTCTCTTGATACTTTCTGCCAAAATGATTTTATCTTTACCGAAGGTGAGTGTGACCTCCTGCAAatacaagagagagacaggacttAACTCTATGGAAAAAAGGCTTTGtggtcttcagtgtgtgtgtgagtgtgtgtgtgtgtgtgtgtgtttatgtatggcGGTGAGTAGATGATTCAGAGGTCCTGAGCAGTTTTTTCCAGTCTTGTCAGGTGTAATCGAATACACCTTCCTtgattattttatgtttttcttccaGTACAAGGACATTAAGCAGAAAACATAACATACTGAGATACGACAGCATTGCATTAAGTGGGTGGTAAATGCCACTCAGCAGTTTATAACAAATGCCAGGGATTATTAtatctggtgtgtgtgcgtaccttTGTGTTATTATTGGCCTCTACTGCCAGCATCACCTCCTGCCCGGGGGCCTTGATGCTCAGGACGGTCCCATCCATCTGATTGAACTCTCCCCACATTTCAATCTTCACcccgctctgctctgcctcaATAGGGAAAACTACGACAAAATGTCAATTTACATAATAAATTAACAATTTGTGTTTGAGTGACCTGTCAAACATCCAGTAAACCCCCCCCCCTAAAAAACCCACTTCCAATTATTGTCTGTTAACCATTCACAGCAGTTTCACAATGAAAATTAGAGATGTTGACTGAaaactggttaaaaaaaacattaacccTCTGATAGATGCAGTTATCGCCTGTGATTACAAACAGCCTATTCTCATATTATTGATGTGTTATTTGATACAATTTTTTGATATGTTTTATGATATTTTCAGAGTTTGCACTGAAAACAATGATTCCATGCATTAGGggtaaaaaaaattttttaggTGGTAAACAAACAAAGGCCAAATTCAATGTATGgtagactctctctctgtatctctaaCCTAGCCAGAGTCATAAATTACAAAAGAGTTCAGCTATCTTATTTGATTAGAGCAAATgaggaaattaaatgaaattgaatgaaataaaaaaaaatgaatgaatgaattgtcCTAGATAATGCAAGCGTGCATTACAGGACAACTGGAAAGCTTGTTATTGAGTGAAGGTGTGTTAGCAGCACTCGCCAAACTCTTGCGTAATCGAGCGCTCTGTTCCCACCTGAGGTGCTGAAAACGGCGAACCCAGTGCCAGGGAAGTAACTGCCAGGTTGGATGTTTTGATAGCAGGGCCACAGCTCCTCCGCCTCTGTCTCCCAGGGAATGGAGAGGTTTAGCCAGCTGCCTTCCCGCACACAGCCGTCCATCTGCGGCTCGaactgcacagaaacacacaagagagagagggagttggcACGTGTGATGTGTTCAcaaatgtacaaacacacacacacacagaaagacagtgacagagagagaaagagacacatttGCTTATTCCCCTTGATAACTGGCCAAATTTAGACACCGTGACGTCACATGGAGATATTTCCAGcccagctacagtggagtttgataggaGAAACATTTTCAGCGATCTAAAGCACTCAtcgtaaacgtcaggttttggtgtcagtccctcagaatcaaagagcgagggcttctttctagattcacTATTTTGTACAGATGTTAAACTATCTTttcagggagaaatccattgtagaagaggcagagagaccaatttcttcaccttcgcctcaatagaccagaatgcacttctggaaagtgggtacaacaataAGGTAAATTACAAGACTTCTTCACctcaaaataactcctggaacacactgaacaccacAGGTTGaggatatctaacagtgtaaatTTGAGGTTGGAGTTGTCCTTTAACACGCTGTACCTGAACAATCATCTTCTTCGTGTCGACCAGGATCCCGCCGAGGGCCAGCCGGAGTTCCCCTGAAGTAACGTCGTCCGGCTCGATGGACTGCAGGCCGACCACCAGCGCCTTCGACCCGTCCACCTCCAGGATCACAAACTTCCCCACGCTGCTCAGCTCCAGCTTGGCGGCGCCACAAGACACACAAGAGGAACCAGACCAAAAGTTCATGTTAAAGGGATTAGACAAGCAGTTAACACACTGATACTATGTAGATCAAGTCTTCAACTTCGTAGGCATTCATGGGAACTTGTATTTCCCTAAGCTTCACCTCTTTACAAAATTATACAGTACGCCTTTATGCCCTTTatgtcttaaaatcttatttttctttaaacaagttgggaaatctgccaatgggatgAGAAAAttccacttatttccaatgcaaaacAACTTTTATTGAATTAAATGACACTATCTTGGTattagtggagtgatctgctttatttgaagatattgtcacttgatataaaaaaaaaaaatccagaaagAAAATTgatctgcattggaaacaagtgaaattctcTCTCCCCACTTATCACATTGTTTTTCACTTCACACAAAATAGTATTTAAGACTAAATGCAAGACTAGATGACTCGTCACAACAGACATTGTGACTGAGACGGTGTTGTGTCGGTCTTACCAGGTGCCACTTCCCATCGTTGAGCTTGGGGCCGCCCGTCACACTGATGAGGATGTTGCCTTCGCTGATCTGCATCTCAGGGATGCCCTCTCTCAGGGACAAGATGAACCAGTCATCCCCGTGTTTGGTGTCGCCGTAGAAAACTGCACCTTCTGGGTCAAACGTCCGGAACTCGAAGGTCGACTTGATACTgcaacagaatagaacagaatagacagAATAGACTTCTTTTCACGAGGAGGCTGGTCCATAGAGGATAAGAAAGATGATCCTCACCATTTTTTAAGCGTTTTTCTTAAAAAGCAGGTTGTTTTAGACTTTAATACAGTAGATCTGATAGCCACACATTTTTGGGCCATAGTCTTTTACCCCACTATTTAAGGAGACTTGTCCTCCTCAACTATCTgagcctccagcctccactgCTTGTACTGATATAGTTGTGATGCTCAAAGATTTAGAGAGATACATTAATCAATAATTAAACTAGAGATGCATTAATCCACCCCACCGTCCCACCGGTGGATCCATCATTGCAAGCACATGTTGTGTGGCCAAGCGTTGCTCAagcccacagaactttatttcaaattctagtcaagatcccaaggtttctaaagataccaaatatgtaatttttttctatttgatgtaatggtgcagccataaaaaatgccatcttgaatatttgaatattgcactcaatataagcagctatagcttcagtgaagcgttggaacgagcagatacagaaaatgtatgtgaaattgtcgtacagtatggaaaaaaaatattttgaagctatttaaggggaaatttaaggggaaaatcaCAGTTCAAGAGGTTATTGGGTCTTGTTTGAATTCTCCAAAAATGCAGTGAGCCTTCCCTTGCCTCCTTGGTCACAGATTTCACACCACAGTGTCTGGAGTGACCAGTCACCGTCGAGCTGATGCGGTGGCTCTCTGCTGGGACGGCTGCCGTACCTTTGGAGCTCACTGAGGTTGGCTGTCGTCTGGATCAGCGGCTTCCAGATGTCTCTCTGCTGGCCGAGGTACACCGGACCCCGGCCTGAGACTTCTTTCTGGAGGACACAAGTTTCATTAGGCTTAAATCATTAATTCACTTCCTTATTCTGCACTCCTCACATTCACCAAACCTtgcttttgtattttcttgttgGATATCTTGATTGACGAGAGTTTGAAAGCCACAGAAATTGAGCGATGAGTTATGACAAAGAAGTGCAAAATCAATGATGATTCACTGACAAAAAGAATCACAAGGCATCCACCCACTGTATATCCACTTACACTGAGCAATGTCAAACTTTCTGGGAAAACCAATCAATTCAGTAGAAAGAGTGATGGGTTATAACCAAACGTGGGTGAAGCGTGTTAAGCCGTGTTGTGGTCAATGTGTTGACTTCTCCTCCCACAGACTGAGCAAAGTCCTGCTGTGCTGGCTTGGGTTTCATGTACAAGACTAAGCAGGTCTTTGAATTTACATCTGCGCTGCTGTACATCAGCTGAATGAGTTTGTTAATGGCTCATGTTAGACTTTCACACTGCAATCCATGTTTCCTGTCTATTGTCACTGTTCTGTCTCAAAATCTTATAAAATACAGAATGACTACAGAGCATGGTTTGCACAAAAAATCTTAGATCACCATGCCCATCCTCACATTGTTAAGAAATAGTGGCTCAGGTGCCCTTTTCCTAATTTTAtagcagagcaaaaacaaaataaacgaTTGCatcttttttattcaaaacatagCGTAGGAACTATTCCTGCTTTTACAGAGATTAAGGTTCAGGAAACTGATAATGCTATAAAAAGTTACTGAATGCGGTTACGCCCTCTACGCATCACATTTAATCTAGGGTTTTCACTTGAGtcttttgtttaattttgtctATGGTTACAGATGTGTTCTTTTCACCAACAGACAGAGCTCAGCAAGGGCTTTCCAATgatatataatacatatttTGGGCCACAATAAGTACAACCACACACATTATGATCCTTGCATGGCATGTGAACGTACCTTACCCCGTCCGTTCTCTTGCCCCTCGGCTCCCCATCCCAGCAGAGCGAGGCTCACAGCGAGCAGCAGTCCACCTGTCATTGTTTTCCACTTCACGCCCCGGTGTGCGGTCTCCTGAGCCTTAGGGTGGTCCGCTCACTCCGAACTGGCCTGGGATACAGGTGGCGGGACGAGCTCAGGGGGAGTCAGCACCAGACAGTGGAGTACAGTGGCGTGAGCTGGTGCACTGTCCTGGGGTCCAGGGAGCAGAGGGCAAACAGGCAGTGGTCAGTGACATGGGTTATTGATCCCCAGGAGGGAGTGTTTGATCTGAGTTTTGACTGTCCGGATGTTTGCGAAAATGTGGGTGAAAGAAATTGAGTGGGCAGCaggaggtaaaaaaaagaaaaaagaaagatagcTTAACaaagagaggatagagaaaGGAAGATGTGATATCAATAAGGGGCTGTTATTTAAGAAGCCAACTTAATTAGGAATTCAACAtacaaaatcaatttcttttgtATTTCCTTCAGACTGTAGATATCCTCTGCCTTTGTGGTGATAGTAGCATGGACAGGACTGCGGCCGGGTGAGTGACCTTAGCCAAACCACTGATGTGTGTTTACCCATTACACAGGAACCTTGACTGGCCGCTGCAAGCTATgactcagtgtgtctgtgtgtgttgcagagtggagtgagagagagagggagagagagagagagagagagagagaagatgagaggggAATTATGCTTCAAGGCACACAACTCTTTATTCTTTTCTGCTGGCAGCATTCCTATGATACAATCTCCTTCCAGGAAGGATATGGTAATGCTGGGAaaagtgcaacacacacacacacacacacagacacacacacccacacacagaaaacagaaatgaacaatCAGTAAACAATCTGTGATTCAGCTGTTGATGGAGCATTTGAAGTTAGCCTGTTAGCCGTTGTGTTGCACCAAAATGTACAATCTTCCTTATTTATATGCAACATCCAAAGATTTTCCATGCCATTTGAAGTATCTAATGAAGTTCTACTCTCACATTAGAGGTGTATTCCCCAATGCTTCGTTACGCCGAAAGACTGAATTTATAGCAGGAAAGCAATGCTCACACTTGGACTTTGTGAAGAAACAAAATTCACAACCATCCCCAAGGCCACAAATGCATCATTTTCTTACGCTCGACATTGTAAGAAAATGTCCATGATTTTGGGACATTATCTCCATTTCCGAGACGCTCCTTAATTCAAGTCTGGGACATTGATAATAAAATCATCCCTGACATCATGGCATATTTTTGGGAGTTCAAAGATGAGTGAGTCACCAAGCCGACTGTTCCCATTTGAGCCACTGAGTGTCACTAGTGGGAAGGTGTTCATACAGAACGTTTTCAAAGACTGTTAGAATTCAGCTCCTCATTCAGCCACAAGCTGGGTGTAATCAACCCCTTGGTTTATACCTCAGCAACCCTGTTAGAAATTTAACCCTATAATACATCTCTTCCGGGACATGacatatttttttacaaatatagaaaaaaaaaacgctaaTGCTTGAATACGACTTAAAGGTACACACCATGGAGTGAAGGGAGCGCTCAAAGATCGGGGTAACATTCACGAGAGGAAACAGAAGAGATTAATACTGAAGGCACAGTGTCAATACCAAACAATGGACCACATGCTTAAAAATGGCAGCCTCCTACTTTAATGACATCACACCTCCCATAGTGGGAGCTTTTGTTAGGGCCAACAACTTGGAGCCAGTAAGGAAAAAGGTGATTTTGTTGAACCCCTGATGAGCAAACTGGAAACGGACTGACATTGTTTACATGAATATTACTTACCAGCCTTTGAGTGAAATGTGATGTAATATGGATGAAATGATAGATTAAATATGTGATATTTTATGAATTATCTTTTCCCTTGTCCTCCTCCtataggtcagaggtcaggttcagctacagaccAGCTGGTAGGGATTGGGTGTGTTAATCACCTCAGCAGGGTGCGGATGGTTGCCGACGGGACTTGACCCCTGGtcctctaacctctaggccTCCCTGCTGTCCCTCTTTGATACACCTTGCCTAAAGGGAGGGCTTTCTCGCCAGGACAAGCCCACAGTGCAAATTCATCCACAAGTCATTCTACTTTCGCCAATTCACAAAATGTTCAACAACGCACATTTCACTAGAGAACGCACAGGGAGGATCAAATGATGCAAAACCAGGCAGCCACCAACTTTAAGCACATGGTTCATATTAAGTGCTCTGGATCAGCTTATAATCTATAATAAagacatcatttaaaaaaaaaacatgagaccAGACTAGAGCACATTCTGTTGGGTCATCAGGTTAatactttattttgtttgattgcagcaaagagaaagaaagggagacggaaacaagaggagagagagaacaagaagagTGTTGGAAAAGGAGACTACAGACTTTGGGAGAGCTGTGGCTACAAGCCTTTGTATCAAATCTAAAGACAAAGTCATCAGGCAACATTAAAACATCttttaaaaataacattaacatATTTTGTGGGCTCTATATGGCACAGTATTAC
This region of Centroberyx gerrardi isolate f3 chromosome 23, fCenGer3.hap1.cur.20231027, whole genome shotgun sequence genomic DNA includes:
- the shbg gene encoding sex hormone-binding globulin; this encodes MTGGLLLAVSLALLGWGAEGQENGRGKKEVSGRGPVYLGQQRDIWKPLIQTTANLSELQSIKSTFEFRTFDPEGAVFYGDTKHGDDWFILSLREGIPEMQISEGNILISVTGGPKLNDGKWHLLELSSVGKFVILEVDGSKALVVGLQSIEPDDVTSGELRLALGGILVDTKKMIVQFEPQMDGCVREGSWLNLSIPWETEAEELWPCYQNIQPGSYFPGTGFAVFSTSVFPIEAEQSGVKIEMWGEFNQMDGTVLSIKAPGQEVMLAVEANNNTKEVTLTFGKDKIILAESIKRLAIIFQTDLLQLLKDGEPSEAKRLSVTAESHPGYLTTWREGRLAFGGLLGEGEDDVGSHFLTGCLEKIQVQGKDLDLDSAVKHASVSSYSCPA